The following coding sequences are from one Indioceanicola profundi window:
- a CDS encoding transporter, giving the protein MVKQSVLGYLASAAVFFASSAHAIDIDAGDYVPAPDGTNLALAYYQFATRDEFQLEGEAAVEAGTRLDSHVGIARFIHYTDVAGYRFAPQILIPGGKYANSRIAGADLNEPSGFTDPILANIIWLVNQPDRQRYLGVTPFLWIPIGSYKEGKALNLGENRWKGALQIGYVEALGAGFTLDLIADATWYGDNDDAGNGDQKLSQDESWQFQGWLRYALTPASHLALGYSKITGGEQSLDGVLTGQKTDQDQLRLTYANFVTPTLQLLGTAATDIQSEGGFREKLRLTARILAVF; this is encoded by the coding sequence ATGGTAAAGCAGAGCGTACTCGGCTACCTAGCGTCGGCTGCTGTATTCTTCGCGTCGTCGGCTCACGCCATTGACATTGACGCCGGCGATTATGTTCCGGCGCCCGATGGGACCAATCTGGCGCTCGCGTATTATCAGTTTGCCACACGCGACGAGTTCCAGCTTGAGGGTGAGGCTGCCGTTGAAGCTGGAACCAGGCTGGACTCGCATGTCGGCATTGCCCGATTTATCCACTATACAGATGTTGCTGGATACAGATTTGCGCCTCAGATTCTTATCCCAGGCGGTAAATATGCAAATTCTCGCATTGCTGGCGCCGACCTGAACGAACCGTCAGGATTTACCGATCCGATCCTAGCCAACATCATTTGGCTCGTTAATCAACCTGACCGGCAACGCTACTTGGGAGTTACACCCTTCCTCTGGATTCCCATCGGCAGCTACAAGGAAGGTAAAGCTCTGAATCTTGGGGAGAACCGCTGGAAGGGAGCCCTGCAGATCGGCTACGTCGAAGCTTTGGGAGCAGGTTTCACGCTGGACTTGATTGCCGACGCGACTTGGTATGGCGATAATGATGATGCTGGCAACGGTGATCAGAAGCTTTCCCAAGATGAGTCTTGGCAGTTTCAGGGCTGGCTGCGATACGCGTTGACCCCCGCATCGCACTTGGCACTTGGATACTCGAAAATCACGGGAGGCGAACAGAGCCTGGATGGCGTGCTCACCGGCCAGAAAACCGACCAGGATCAACTTCGCCTGACCTACGCCAACTTCGTCACGCCTACACTGCAACTGCTCGGCACCGCTGCAACCGACATCCAGTCTGAAGGTGGCTTCCGTGAGAAGCTGCGTCTCACGGCGCGGATATTGGCAGTTTTCTGA
- a CDS encoding VOC family protein — MAKIIHSMVRVMNEQKSLDFYQNAFGLEIADRFQFDDFTLVYLRNSENDFEVELTINHGRVEPYVHGDGYGHIAVAVEDLDAEHARMTSHGFDVTPVKEFLRDGVLLARFFFVKDPDGYKTEVLQRHGRYR, encoded by the coding sequence ATGGCAAAGATTATTCACAGCATGGTCCGAGTGATGAATGAGCAGAAGTCGTTGGATTTCTACCAGAATGCGTTCGGGCTGGAGATTGCAGACCGCTTTCAGTTTGACGATTTCACACTCGTCTATCTGCGCAACAGCGAAAATGACTTTGAAGTCGAGTTGACCATAAATCATGGCCGTGTAGAGCCTTATGTCCATGGCGATGGCTATGGACACATCGCCGTGGCGGTCGAGGATCTGGATGCGGAGCATGCCCGGATGACGAGCCATGGGTTCGATGTGACGCCTGTGAAGGAGTTCCTCCGCGATGGCGTCCTGCTGGCCCGCTTTTTCTTCGTCAAGGACCCGGACGGCTACAAGACCGAAGTACTGCAGCGGCACGGCCGATATCGCTGA
- a CDS encoding twin-arginine translocation signal domain-containing protein, producing the protein MRTPDNSLRLSRRGFLQSSAASTVAVGAISTLVQGPAWAAELKSVAPDAAPTLLRMVRDMYPHDRLADSFYVKALATIDVGDDTQPRILDEGAEALNAAARKLYGKPYVAIKEEADRVAALKSIEATPFFQKVRSDMVTALYNQPEVWTKLGYEGPSAHKGGYLHRGFNDIDWLDEI; encoded by the coding sequence ATGCGCACCCCAGACAATAGCCTCCGGCTGAGCCGGCGCGGGTTCCTGCAAAGCTCGGCTGCCAGCACGGTTGCCGTCGGCGCGATATCCACTCTGGTCCAGGGACCGGCGTGGGCTGCGGAACTCAAGTCGGTGGCACCGGATGCAGCGCCGACGCTGCTGAGGATGGTCCGGGATATGTATCCGCACGACCGGTTGGCCGACTCCTTCTATGTGAAAGCGCTGGCCACCATCGATGTCGGTGACGATACCCAACCGCGCATTCTGGATGAGGGTGCGGAGGCACTGAACGCCGCTGCGCGCAAGCTCTATGGAAAACCCTATGTGGCCATAAAGGAAGAAGCGGATCGCGTCGCCGCACTGAAGTCGATCGAGGCAACTCCGTTCTTCCAGAAGGTGCGATCCGACATGGTCACTGCGCTCTACAACCAGCCCGAGGTGTGGACGAAGCTTGGGTACGAAGGACCGTCGGCTCACAAGGGCGGGTACCTGCACCGGGGCTTCAATGACATCGACTGGCTGGACGAGATCTAA
- a CDS encoding GMC family oxidoreductase: MATKFDLNDDSVVVVIGSGAGGGTLSNELAQKGIKVVCLEAGARHEIQDFVNDEWEMFSKISWLDKRTTSGSWGVAKDFPTLPAWIVKGVGGTTVHWAGASLRFQAHEFKALSSYGAVKGANLLDWPITLEDIEPYYAKAEDKMGTTGTNGIPRLPGNNNYKVFAAGARKVGYTDVHTGNMSINPKPRDGRGGCQQLGFCFQGCKTGAKWSTLYTEIPKGERTGNLEVRPKSQVLRIEHDADGKVNAVVYADQDGILQRQKARIVAVAGNSIESPRLLLNSASSLFKDGLANGSGQVGRNYMRHMTGSVYGVFEKPVYMYRGTTMAGIIKDEARHDPARGFVGGYEMETISLGVPFTAAFLAPGAWGRDFTSVLDHYDRMAGMWLVGEDMPQEANRVTLHATDKDEYGLPIPNVHYDDHPNDKAMRDHAFKQGKAIYEAVGATRTVLTPPYPSTHNLGTNRMSAKPADGVVNKWGQAHEVKNLFISDGSQFTTSAAENPTLTIVALAIRQADYIADQMSQREI, from the coding sequence ATGGCTACCAAATTTGACCTGAACGACGACAGTGTTGTCGTTGTCATCGGCTCCGGGGCAGGGGGCGGCACCCTGTCCAACGAATTGGCGCAGAAGGGCATCAAGGTGGTCTGCCTGGAGGCAGGCGCACGCCATGAAATCCAGGACTTCGTCAATGACGAGTGGGAGATGTTCAGCAAGATCTCTTGGCTCGACAAGCGAACGACGTCCGGCAGCTGGGGCGTTGCGAAGGACTTTCCGACACTTCCGGCCTGGATCGTCAAGGGCGTGGGGGGCACGACCGTCCATTGGGCCGGCGCTTCTCTGCGCTTCCAGGCGCACGAATTCAAGGCGCTGTCCTCCTATGGCGCCGTCAAAGGGGCTAATCTGCTGGACTGGCCGATCACCCTGGAGGACATCGAGCCTTACTATGCCAAGGCCGAAGACAAGATGGGCACCACTGGCACAAATGGCATTCCACGGCTTCCGGGAAACAATAATTATAAAGTGTTTGCTGCCGGCGCCAGAAAAGTGGGATACACCGACGTCCATACCGGGAACATGTCGATCAATCCGAAGCCGCGCGACGGACGCGGAGGCTGTCAGCAGCTTGGATTCTGCTTCCAGGGCTGCAAGACCGGGGCGAAGTGGTCGACGCTTTATACAGAGATCCCCAAGGGGGAGCGTACCGGAAACCTAGAGGTGCGGCCCAAATCCCAGGTACTGCGGATCGAGCATGACGCGGACGGGAAGGTCAATGCCGTCGTCTATGCCGACCAGGACGGTATCCTGCAACGGCAGAAAGCGCGCATTGTCGCGGTGGCCGGCAACTCCATCGAAAGCCCGCGCCTGCTCCTGAACTCCGCATCCTCCCTGTTCAAGGATGGTCTTGCCAACGGGTCTGGGCAGGTTGGACGCAACTACATGCGGCACATGACCGGTTCGGTTTACGGGGTCTTCGAGAAGCCTGTCTACATGTACCGAGGAACCACCATGGCCGGCATTATCAAGGATGAGGCCCGACATGACCCCGCGCGCGGCTTCGTCGGGGGCTATGAGATGGAGACGATCTCCCTGGGCGTTCCCTTCACCGCCGCCTTCCTAGCGCCGGGAGCCTGGGGCCGAGATTTCACCTCGGTCCTGGACCATTATGACCGGATGGCGGGCATGTGGCTGGTGGGAGAGGACATGCCGCAGGAAGCTAACCGCGTCACCTTGCACGCAACGGATAAGGATGAGTACGGGTTGCCCATCCCCAATGTGCATTATGACGATCACCCGAATGACAAAGCCATGCGCGATCACGCGTTCAAGCAGGGCAAGGCCATTTACGAAGCGGTCGGGGCAACACGGACCGTGCTTACGCCTCCATATCCGTCGACCCACAATCTCGGGACCAACCGGATGAGTGCCAAACCCGCGGATGGCGTGGTGAACAAGTGGGGCCAAGCGCATGAAGTGAAGAATCTCTTCATTTCGGACGGAAGCCAGTTCACGACGAGTGCTGCAGAAAACCCGACGCTGACCATCGTCGCGCTTGCGATCCGACAGGCGGACTACATCGCTGACCAGATGTCACAGCGGGAGATTTGA
- a CDS encoding c-type cytochrome, with the protein MTRIAPVWSLLRSSATISFCLILLAGPVKADQTGEETFQQQCGACHSLDKQDGPRAGPPLHDLFGRKAGSVSGFEYSDALKQAGFAWDAAHLDKWLADSNEFLPGSYMNYRQEDADVRKGIIEYLRQSAKK; encoded by the coding sequence ATGACACGCATAGCGCCCGTGTGGAGCTTATTACGCAGCAGCGCGACGATTTCTTTCTGCCTCATCCTTTTGGCCGGACCAGTCAAAGCGGATCAGACAGGAGAGGAAACGTTTCAGCAGCAATGCGGGGCCTGCCACAGCTTGGACAAGCAGGATGGTCCCCGCGCCGGCCCGCCGCTTCACGATCTATTTGGGCGCAAGGCTGGATCGGTTTCCGGTTTTGAATATTCGGATGCCTTGAAGCAGGCGGGTTTCGCTTGGGATGCGGCGCATCTGGATAAGTGGCTGGCAGACTCGAACGAATTCCTGCCCGGAAGTTACATGAACTATAGGCAGGAAGACGCTGACGTTCGAAAAGGCATCATCGAATACCTGCGCCAGAGCGCAAAGAAATAG